The genomic interval GATCGATCATCCTGGCCTTTCTGTGGTCGTTGCAATCAGGGAATGTCTGGAAACCGCCAAGCGGGATAAAAAAAACGCGGTACAGGAAGGGGTTGCAAAATGAAGTACGATATTATACTTGCAGGCGTCGGCGGCCAGGGTACCTTGAGTGTTGCTGCGATTATCGCATCCGCTGCTTTAAAACAGGGGCTTGTGGTCCGCCAGTCGGAAATACACGGAATGTCTCAGCGCGGAGGTGCGGTAGTCTCACATCTCCGTCTGTCCGACAGTTCCATAGACTCTGACCTAATTCCGCTGGGGAACGGTGACCTTTTACTCAGCATGGAGCCGCTGGAAGCCCTGCGGCACATTGAGTACCTTTCGCCGACGGGCAGACTTATCAGTGCGGCTGAGGGAGTGAACAATATTCCAGTCTATCCCAGAATAGAAAGCATCCATGAGGCAATCCTTGCTCAACCAGGCGCCCGTGTTATTGATGCCCGCAGCATTGCCAAAGATGCCGGCAGTCTTAAAGCAATGAATATTGTCATGATCGGGTCGGCAGCAGACTCCATACCCATTACACAGGAACACTTTCTTTCCGCAATAGATGAGCGCTTTTTCTCCAAAGGCGACAAGGTTCAGCAAGCCAACCGAAAAGCCTTTGAGATAAGCCATGCGGATGCTCTTGGAGCCGGATCATGACAGCTGTTGAGACAGCGTCCAAGGAGGAGATAAAAAAACTCCAGCTTGCCAGGCTGCGGAATACTGTCGAGTATGCTCTTAAAACCCCGTTTTATGCCGAACGTCTCGGCGGCATTGGTATTACCAGAAAAGAAGATATTCAAACCCTGGCAGATCTCAAAAAAATACCTTACACGAGCAAGGACGACCTGAGAAATGCGTTTCCCTACGGCATGCTTTCTATTCCGCTGGAAGAGGTAGTACGTCTTCACGCATCTTCCGGAACAACCGGTACTCCAACGGTCATTTACCATAATCAACAGGATCTTGACGCGTGGACGGCCCTTTCCGCCCGTTCAATCCTGTGTACCGGCGCAAGACGGAGCGATGTTTTCCAGAACATGATGACCTATGGTCTGTTTACCGGGGGTCTTGGCCTTCATTATGGCGCAGAAGCCGCAGGTCTGCTGGTGATTCCAGCCAGCTCCGGTAATACCAAACGACAGTTCAAGCTGATGAAGGACTTCAGCACTACCATTGTGCACGCCACTCCCAGCTATATGCTTCATCTCGCCTCAAAAATGGAGTCCGAAGGCATAGACCTGAGTGATCTTTTCTTAAAAAAGGCTCTGGTTGGTGCAGAACCACACAGTGAAGATATCCGCCGTAAAATAGAAGAACTTTTTTCTATCGACGTATATAATTCCTACGGCTTGAGCGAAATGAACGGACCCGGAGTCGCCTTTGAGTGTGTCCGCAAACAGGGAATGCATGTTTGGGAGGACAACTACATTATGGAAATTATTGACTGTGACAGCCTTGACCCGGTTGATGACGGCCAATACGGAGAGCTGGTTCTGACAACACTGTGCCGTCAGGCTACCCCTCTGCTCCGCTACCGGACCCGGGATATAACTGCCGTCTATCCTGATAAGTGCACCTGCGGTAGAACTCACCGGCGAATCCAGCGAATAACCGGACGTACCGATGACATGCTGATCATTAACGGAGTGAATGTTTTTCCGTCCCAGATCGAAGAGGTTATAATGTCAATGCCCGAGATCGGCACTAATTACCAGATTGTGGTCCAAAAAATGGGGGCCCTGGATAAACTCATCGTCAAAACCGAAGTCGGCAAGAATATCTTTACGGATGATACCAGGGATCTGAAGGCCCTGAGTTCGCGAATTGCTGAGAACCTGAAGGTCTCTATCAGTATAAACCCCACTATTGAGCTTCACGAGCCGGGGTTCCTTCCCGTCTCCGAAGGTAAGGCTGTTCGGGTTATTGACGAACGTCCCGGAATTTAACTAACAGGAGTAAAGCATGGCGTGGGATACATCCGCGGAATACCGAAATCCCGGTGATCTGCAGACATTACAGCTGCAGCGGCTGCAGGAACTGGTAACCCGGCTCTATATACGGGTTCCGTTTTACCGGCGCAAGTTTGACGAAGCGGGCATAAAACCCCAGGACATATGCAGCCTGGAGGATATCAGCAAGATTCCCTTTACCACAAAACAGGAGCTGCGGGAGACCTATCCCTATGGCCTTTTGGCCGTAGATGAATCGGAGATTGTCGAGGTCCATACCTCTTCCGGGACAACCGGTACCCCTGTAGTGGGAGCATATACCCTCAGGGATATTGAGACATGGTCTCACGCCATGGCCAGGACCCTGTCTATGGCAGGTGCCGGACCCGGAGATGTTATTCAGAACGCCTACGGCTACGGACTCTTTACCGGAGGCCTTGGCGTCCATTATGGAGCCAGGATGCTCGGCGCAAATGTAATTCCAATTTCTGCCGGAAATACAAAACGTCAACTCATGATCATGCGTGATTTCGGCACCACTCTTTTAACCTGCACGCCTTCTTACTCGCTCTTTCTTGCAGAGACTGCCGCTGATGAGGGAATTGATTTTAAAGCTCTTCCCATAAAGGCTGGTTGTTTTGGAGCAGAACCCTGGAGCGACAACATGCGCAGAGAGATCGAAGGAAAGCTGAATCTTCGAGCTCATGACATTTACGGTCTTACTGAGATCATTGGTCCCGGCGTAGCCGCGGAGTGTGAAGTCCAGGACGGACTTCATATAAATGAAGACTTCTTCTATCCCGAAATAATAAACCCCGAGACAGGCGAAGTACTGCCTCCTGGAGAAAAGGGCGAACTCGTTTTTACAACGCTGACGAAAGAGGGAACCCCAATTCTTCGGTATCGGACCCGGGACATAACCTACCTGTACAAAGAGCCCTGCTCCTGCGGCAGAACCACAGTAAAGATGCACCGCCTCCTTGGACGTACCGACGACATGCTAATAATCCGCGGTGTCAATATATTCCCGTCTCAGATCGAAGAGGTTCTTATAAGGATTGAGGAGACTCAGCCCCATTATCAGATTGTTGTGGACCGCGGCAGTACACATCTGGACGAGATTGAGATTCGTGTTGAGGTAGAAGAGAGCTTCTTCAGCGATGAAACCAAGGTATTAGAAGGAATCCGCAGCAAGATATCCGATGAAATCCGGTCCAGTCTGGGAATTGGTGCCAGCATAAAGCTTGTTGAGCCGAAGTCTCTTGAGAGAAGTATTGGTAAAGCAGTCCGTGTAATTGATAAACGGCAATTATAAGGCAGTCAGGAGGAAGATATGACGATACAGCAGATTTCCGTATTTCTGGAAAATAAGTCCGGACGCTTGGCAGAAGTTACCAAAACCCTGGGGCAGGCAGGGGTCAATATGCGAGCCGCTACGATTGCCGACACAGCAGATTTTGGCATCCTGCGAATCGTAGTCGACAATCCTCAGAAAGCTCTGGAAGCTCTGGACAGCCAAGGCTTCACGGCAAAGGTCACTGAGGTCTTCGCTATCGAACTGGAAGACCATCCCGGCGGTCTGGCGGAAATAATGGAACTTTTTCATAAAACCGGAGTCAATATAGAATACCTGTATTCATCACTGGAGAACAAAAACAACAAAGCGGTAGTAATTTTCAAGGTTGACGATACGGAACATGGGAATAAAATTTTCCGTAAACACAACCTCACTGCAATAAAGACATTTTAAGGTTTTTTTGCAGAATAGAAACGCTTCAAATAAAAAAATATTTTTTCTTTTGTAAATGGATGTAAAAGGTTGTTCCGGTTTTTTGGTGTGAACAGCCTTTTTTTATTACATTCTTCTCAAATTAAGGGGTTTGGCATGTACTTTGCTCAGTATTGGTCCGGGAGGGAGACTTGATCATGAGGAAAGTATATGAACCAAAATCTAACCCCAGTTGTACTCGGTTACCAGGAGGGTCGAATACCACGCTATTTTGTAATTGAGAAGATTTCTATCTTTGCCTATAACTTTTTGCGAAAAAAACACAAGGATAAGGAGGATACAGCTTCCGATATTTTCTGTGAAATCTACCGGCGCATCCCGAACATGATCGATTCATTCGTCTATCGAGGCAGGCCCTTTGAAATCTACCTTCATATGTCGATCCGCCGGGCTACATATACCTATTTTGAGAATCTGAAACGGCAACAGGCGATTACACAGTATAGTGAGATGATCTACTTTGACACTTATAGTACTGAACCGGACGAGGCGTTACAAAATGCAGACAACGAAAGTCCCATTAAAGAAGAATACAGGGAATATTTTTCTATTGATAATAACCTGAAGATACAACTGGAGCATCTCCGCCGCAGGTTGCTCTGCCTGGTCTGCAAAAATGCATACTTTGCCTCGCCGGTACATATACAGAAAGCTGCTCACCTTACCGGAGTAAGCTACACATGGCTGTCGGATACAATAGAAACCTTGCGGCGCAGCATGAAACCCCGCAGTAAACGCTTCTCTTATCTTAGTCTGCTCAGAAAAGAGAACATGGCCAAAGCCCATATTCTCCAACAGGCGGAAGATTCCTGCTGCGTACATGAAGAACAGCTGCAGTATCGCCATCGATGTAAAAGAGTCCGCAGCCGCATGGACCGCCTGATAAAGGAGATGCATCATGTTCCCCTGTCTCCTACCCATTCGGAAATCGCCAGAGCACTCCGTATTCCCAAAGGATCAGTCGATTCTGGGCTGCATTACCTGCGTACTGCTTTGTTAAACAAGAAGGACAGTAAACAATATCCAAAATAAAGCTTCACTG from Marispirochaeta sp. carries:
- a CDS encoding indolepyruvate oxidoreductase subunit beta, translated to MKYDIILAGVGGQGTLSVAAIIASAALKQGLVVRQSEIHGMSQRGGAVVSHLRLSDSSIDSDLIPLGNGDLLLSMEPLEALRHIEYLSPTGRLISAAEGVNNIPVYPRIESIHEAILAQPGARVIDARSIAKDAGSLKAMNIVMIGSAADSIPITQEHFLSAIDERFFSKGDKVQQANRKAFEISHADALGAGS
- a CDS encoding phenylacetate--CoA ligase — encoded protein: MTAVETASKEEIKKLQLARLRNTVEYALKTPFYAERLGGIGITRKEDIQTLADLKKIPYTSKDDLRNAFPYGMLSIPLEEVVRLHASSGTTGTPTVIYHNQQDLDAWTALSARSILCTGARRSDVFQNMMTYGLFTGGLGLHYGAEAAGLLVIPASSGNTKRQFKLMKDFSTTIVHATPSYMLHLASKMESEGIDLSDLFLKKALVGAEPHSEDIRRKIEELFSIDVYNSYGLSEMNGPGVAFECVRKQGMHVWEDNYIMEIIDCDSLDPVDDGQYGELVLTTLCRQATPLLRYRTRDITAVYPDKCTCGRTHRRIQRITGRTDDMLIINGVNVFPSQIEEVIMSMPEIGTNYQIVVQKMGALDKLIVKTEVGKNIFTDDTRDLKALSSRIAENLKVSISINPTIELHEPGFLPVSEGKAVRVIDERPGI
- a CDS encoding phenylacetate--CoA ligase — protein: MAWDTSAEYRNPGDLQTLQLQRLQELVTRLYIRVPFYRRKFDEAGIKPQDICSLEDISKIPFTTKQELRETYPYGLLAVDESEIVEVHTSSGTTGTPVVGAYTLRDIETWSHAMARTLSMAGAGPGDVIQNAYGYGLFTGGLGVHYGARMLGANVIPISAGNTKRQLMIMRDFGTTLLTCTPSYSLFLAETAADEGIDFKALPIKAGCFGAEPWSDNMRREIEGKLNLRAHDIYGLTEIIGPGVAAECEVQDGLHINEDFFYPEIINPETGEVLPPGEKGELVFTTLTKEGTPILRYRTRDITYLYKEPCSCGRTTVKMHRLLGRTDDMLIIRGVNIFPSQIEEVLIRIEETQPHYQIVVDRGSTHLDEIEIRVEVEESFFSDETKVLEGIRSKISDEIRSSLGIGASIKLVEPKSLERSIGKAVRVIDKRQL
- a CDS encoding ACT domain-containing protein, which gives rise to MTIQQISVFLENKSGRLAEVTKTLGQAGVNMRAATIADTADFGILRIVVDNPQKALEALDSQGFTAKVTEVFAIELEDHPGGLAEIMELFHKTGVNIEYLYSSLENKNNKAVVIFKVDDTEHGNKIFRKHNLTAIKTF